Proteins encoded together in one Mycobacterium sp. MS1601 window:
- a CDS encoding IS481 family transposase gives MVHRNAPLSETGRLRLARCVVNDGWSRRRAADRFQVSVTTVCRWVDRYLELGEAGMVDRSSRPHYSPNRTPTRIERRIIGVRVTRRWGPARIAYLLRLNVSTVHNVLRRYRIARLRWLDRATGRVVRRMESAACGDLVHVDVKKLGKIPAGGGWRKLGRSAGKRNSQADKTGATNKSHQPVRGYHFIHTAIDAHSRLAYSEMLPDERKDTAAEFWQRANGWFVEQGIVVRKVLTDNGSCYRSHAFRDALGDDVEHRRTRPYRPQTNGKVERFHRTLADEWAYARLYTSDDQRCQEYPRWLHTYNHHRGHTALGGQPPASRVPNLSGQYS, from the coding sequence GTGGTTCACCGTAATGCCCCTTTGTCCGAAACCGGTCGTCTGCGGCTGGCTCGATGCGTTGTCAATGACGGGTGGTCGCGTCGCCGCGCGGCCGATCGCTTCCAGGTGTCGGTGACCACAGTGTGCCGGTGGGTGGATCGCTACCTCGAGCTGGGCGAGGCGGGGATGGTCGACCGCAGCTCACGACCGCATTACAGTCCGAACCGCACGCCGACGCGCATTGAGCGGCGCATCATCGGAGTGCGCGTCACCCGCCGCTGGGGACCGGCCCGGATCGCCTACCTGCTGCGGCTCAACGTCTCCACGGTGCACAACGTGCTGCGCCGCTACCGCATCGCCCGACTGCGGTGGCTCGACCGCGCCACCGGCCGCGTGGTGCGCCGCATGGAGTCGGCGGCGTGCGGTGATCTGGTCCACGTCGACGTCAAGAAGCTGGGCAAGATCCCCGCCGGCGGCGGTTGGCGCAAGCTCGGGCGCTCAGCGGGTAAGCGCAACTCCCAGGCGGACAAGACCGGAGCCACCAACAAGTCCCATCAGCCGGTGCGGGGATATCACTTCATCCACACCGCGATCGACGCCCATTCGCGGTTGGCGTACTCCGAGATGCTGCCCGACGAACGCAAGGACACCGCCGCCGAGTTCTGGCAACGAGCCAACGGCTGGTTCGTCGAACAGGGCATCGTTGTTCGGAAGGTGTTGACCGACAACGGGTCCTGCTATCGCTCGCATGCCTTCCGGGACGCGCTGGGCGACGACGTCGAGCACCGCAGGACTCGGCCGTATCGGCCGCAGACCAACGGGAAAGTGGAGCGCTTCCACCGCACCCTGGCCGACGAATGGGCCTACGCCCGGCTCTACACCAGCGACGACCAACGCTGCCAGGAGTACCCCCGCTGGCTGCACACCTACAATCACCACCGCGGCCACACAGCACTCGGCGGTCAACCACCAGCCAGCCGTGTACCTAACCTCTCAGGTCAGTACAGCTAG
- the solA gene encoding N-methyl-L-tryptophan oxidase, which produces MTKTNRTAVVVVGLGSMGSMALWQLAERGVEVVGVEQFSRVHTRGAYAGESRLFRVAAKEGQVFTPALLRSRELWQKLGAAYGQDPLIAAGALSIGPKGHPDLESTLRSIADFDLPHEVLDAADLRARYPQFYVEDDDIGVMDTLGGALRPELAVAAATEMALLHGATAHFDTTVTAIEPGPDGVRVVTSNGELLADKVVLSAGPWTTRLLPELADVVKVVSYSLIWFLPRHIEMFTPDKFPGFMRDLHGIHAFGIPSVDGYSIKATPNFEFPVVDDWSDRTTTLTEEHLRWAGEQMQKMIPDLIPAASRWSVHGESLAANKMPIIDTVADGRIVVATALSGNGFKFAPVWGEALAELATTGQSRFSEQVFTVDDHRKSAVWP; this is translated from the coding sequence ATGACGAAGACCAACCGGACCGCTGTCGTGGTCGTCGGACTCGGCTCCATGGGTTCGATGGCCCTGTGGCAGCTGGCGGAACGCGGCGTCGAGGTCGTGGGTGTCGAACAGTTCAGCCGGGTTCACACCCGCGGCGCCTACGCCGGCGAATCACGGCTGTTCCGTGTGGCCGCCAAGGAGGGGCAGGTGTTCACCCCGGCGCTGCTACGCTCGCGCGAACTGTGGCAGAAGCTGGGCGCCGCCTACGGGCAGGATCCGCTGATCGCAGCGGGCGCGTTGAGTATCGGCCCGAAGGGACATCCCGACCTGGAGTCCACCCTGCGCTCCATCGCCGACTTCGACCTGCCGCACGAAGTACTCGACGCCGCGGACCTGCGCGCCCGCTACCCGCAGTTCTACGTCGAGGATGACGACATCGGGGTGATGGACACCCTGGGCGGCGCCCTGCGGCCGGAACTCGCCGTGGCGGCCGCCACCGAGATGGCGCTGTTGCACGGCGCCACCGCCCACTTCGACACCACGGTCACCGCCATCGAGCCCGGCCCCGACGGCGTGCGAGTGGTCACCAGCAACGGGGAATTGCTCGCCGACAAGGTGGTGCTCAGCGCCGGCCCGTGGACCACCCGGCTGTTGCCTGAGCTTGCCGACGTCGTGAAAGTTGTCAGCTACTCGCTGATCTGGTTCCTGCCACGGCACATCGAGATGTTCACGCCGGACAAGTTCCCGGGCTTCATGCGTGACCTGCACGGCATCCACGCATTCGGCATCCCCAGCGTCGACGGCTACAGCATCAAAGCCACCCCCAATTTCGAGTTCCCGGTGGTGGACGACTGGTCCGACCGCACCACCACGCTCACCGAGGAGCACCTGAGATGGGCCGGTGAGCAGATGCAGAAGATGATCCCCGACCTGATCCCCGCGGCGTCCCGCTGGTCGGTGCACGGAGAGTCGTTGGCGGCCAACAAGATGCCGATCATCGACACCGTCGCCGACGGGCGCATCGTGGTGGCCACCGCGCTCAGCGGCAACGGATTCAAGTTCGCGCCGGTGTGGGGTGAGGCGTTGGCGGAGTTGGCGACCACCGGTCAATCCCGCTTCTCGGAACAGGTGTTCACCGTCGACGACCACAGGAAGTCTGCGGTCTGGCCGTGA